From Paenibacillus polymyxa, the proteins below share one genomic window:
- a CDS encoding glycoside hydrolase family 27 protein, which yields MEHLLTAHTPPMGWNSWDCYGAAVREEEVRGNAQYIAEHLKEYGWEYVVVDIQWYESGAVSSQYRPFVSLEMDSFSRLIPAVNRFPSAADGRGFHALAEYVHSLGLKFGIHIMRGISRQAVHQDTPILGTTATARQIAHPNSICPWNTDMYGVDASKEGAQEYYNSLFDLYAEWGVDFVKVDDIAASRLYGIHLAEIELIKRAIAQCGRPMVLSLSPGPAPLEHASDLIANANMWRMTDDFWDVWPLLYGMFERCEKWAEHVGPGHWPDCDMLPLGHLGIRSVDSVDSGSHDRWTRFTKDEQLTMMTLWSIFRSPLMFGGELRDNDAWTLSLLTNKEVLDVHHNGVNARQVYRKDEHIVWTSHNEEGHVYAALFNAGDEASTVRVSLQELGIEGQASARDLWNHVDLGVIVQELSADLPPHGAALFSIK from the coding sequence ATGGAACATCTTTTGACAGCGCATACACCACCTATGGGATGGAATAGCTGGGATTGCTATGGCGCAGCAGTAAGGGAAGAGGAAGTACGGGGAAATGCTCAATATATAGCGGAGCACCTGAAGGAGTATGGATGGGAATATGTAGTGGTGGATATTCAATGGTATGAGTCGGGAGCAGTATCTTCACAGTACCGACCATTTGTTTCTTTGGAAATGGATTCATTTTCACGTCTGATTCCAGCGGTGAATCGGTTCCCTTCGGCAGCAGACGGTCGTGGGTTCCATGCTCTTGCAGAATATGTGCATAGTTTGGGATTGAAATTCGGGATACATATTATGAGGGGCATCTCTAGACAGGCGGTTCATCAGGATACCCCGATTTTGGGAACTACAGCTACGGCCAGACAAATTGCACATCCTAACTCTATTTGTCCTTGGAACACAGATATGTATGGGGTAGATGCATCCAAGGAAGGCGCACAGGAGTATTATAATTCTTTGTTTGACCTGTATGCGGAATGGGGTGTCGATTTTGTCAAAGTAGATGACATTGCTGCATCACGTCTCTATGGTATTCATTTGGCGGAAATCGAATTGATTAAGCGGGCTATCGCCCAATGCGGACGTCCGATGGTGTTAAGTCTATCGCCTGGTCCCGCACCGCTGGAACATGCATCTGATTTAATCGCAAATGCGAATATGTGGCGTATGACTGATGATTTCTGGGATGTATGGCCTTTACTGTATGGTATGTTCGAACGCTGCGAGAAATGGGCGGAACATGTAGGTCCAGGTCACTGGCCGGATTGCGACATGTTGCCGCTCGGACATTTAGGTATTCGTTCGGTAGATTCAGTAGATTCTGGCAGTCATGATCGTTGGACACGTTTTACGAAGGATGAGCAGCTAACGATGATGACCTTATGGAGCATTTTCCGGTCTCCACTGATGTTCGGAGGAGAACTGCGTGATAATGACGCATGGACACTTTCATTGCTGACGAACAAAGAAGTGCTCGATGTTCATCACAACGGTGTGAATGCGCGACAGGTCTACAGAAAGGATGAACATATCGTTTGGACTTCTCACAATGAGGAAGGTCACGTATATGCGGCTTTATTTAATGCTGGAGATGAAGCTTCAACAGTCCGTGTATCCCTACAGGAGCTTGGAATTGAAGGGCAGGCAAGTGCGAGAGACTTGTGGAACCATGTGGATTTAGGTGTTATAGTGCAGGAATTGTCCGCAGATTTACCCCCTCATGGAGCTGCTCTATTCTCTATAAAATAA
- a CDS encoding proline--tRNA ligase: MRQSQLLLTTLREAPAEAEVISHQLMLRAGFIRQLAAGMYTYMPLGRRVLRKVEQIVRDEMDRAGAGELLMPVLQPTELWQESGRYDLYGSELMRLQDRHDREFALGPTHEEVITSLIRNEVNSYRKLPVTLYQIQTKFRDERRPRFGLLRSREFLMKDAYSFDANWEGLDHTYWAMFQAYQRIFTRCSLNFRAVEADAGAIGGEGETHEFMALADIGEDTIVACTCCDYAANLEKAEPRSTGSIGISSVSDENEHDSHPSIDTDEMEKLYTPGLRTIEQLVDTLHIEPQEIIKTLIYMANDQPIAVVVRGDHEVNEVKFKQILGSEKFEIANADTVTKVTGTPPGSIGPCGLTIPVWVDYAVVQMSSGLAGANEQDYHYRHVNPRRDMDLRHVADLRNVIEGDRCPRCDEGKLELHRGIEIGHVFKLGTKYSEKLGATFLDASGTDQAMIMGCYGIGISRILSAIVEQNHDQNGMIWPHALAPFQVHIIPISVKDRLQMQIAEELYSQLQDRGIEVLLDDRDERPGVKFKDSDLVGIPVRIVVGKDAEHGKVEFVERRNSNKESIHIHDVERRILSLIQH; the protein is encoded by the coding sequence ATGCGCCAAAGCCAATTATTACTGACAACCTTGCGTGAAGCACCTGCAGAGGCCGAAGTGATTAGTCATCAGCTTATGCTGCGGGCAGGATTTATCCGCCAATTGGCGGCTGGAATGTATACCTATATGCCACTGGGCAGACGGGTACTCAGAAAAGTGGAACAAATTGTACGAGATGAGATGGATCGTGCAGGAGCTGGAGAATTGCTGATGCCTGTATTACAGCCAACGGAACTGTGGCAAGAATCGGGGAGATACGATTTGTACGGTTCAGAGCTGATGCGTCTGCAAGATCGACATGATCGGGAGTTTGCATTAGGGCCTACACATGAAGAGGTCATTACGTCTTTAATACGAAATGAAGTGAATTCCTATCGGAAATTGCCTGTAACACTGTATCAAATTCAAACCAAGTTTCGGGATGAACGACGTCCTCGGTTTGGGTTGCTTCGCAGCAGAGAATTTTTGATGAAGGATGCCTATTCGTTTGATGCCAATTGGGAGGGACTAGATCACACTTATTGGGCCATGTTCCAGGCATATCAACGTATTTTCACCCGCTGCAGTCTGAATTTTCGCGCCGTCGAAGCAGATGCTGGTGCTATTGGTGGTGAAGGTGAAACCCACGAATTTATGGCGCTGGCTGATATAGGAGAGGATACCATAGTGGCGTGTACCTGCTGTGATTATGCTGCCAATCTTGAAAAGGCAGAGCCACGTTCTACGGGGAGCATAGGAATATCTTCTGTCTCCGATGAAAATGAACATGACAGCCATCCTTCTATCGATACAGATGAAATGGAAAAACTGTATACTCCAGGTCTGCGGACCATAGAACAACTGGTTGATACCCTTCACATAGAGCCCCAAGAAATCATCAAAACATTGATTTATATGGCTAACGATCAACCTATTGCTGTAGTTGTCAGGGGAGATCATGAGGTCAACGAAGTAAAATTCAAACAAATTTTAGGTAGTGAAAAATTCGAAATAGCAAATGCAGACACCGTCACAAAGGTGACTGGAACCCCACCCGGGTCCATAGGCCCATGCGGCTTGACAATCCCTGTGTGGGTGGATTACGCCGTTGTTCAAATGTCCAGCGGTCTTGCAGGCGCGAACGAGCAGGACTATCATTATCGGCATGTGAATCCAAGGCGTGATATGGATCTTCGGCATGTGGCAGACTTGCGCAATGTTATAGAAGGGGATAGATGTCCTCGATGTGACGAAGGGAAATTGGAACTCCACCGTGGAATTGAGATTGGACACGTATTCAAACTGGGCACCAAGTACAGTGAGAAGCTAGGGGCGACCTTTCTAGATGCGTCCGGAACCGATCAAGCGATGATTATGGGCTGCTATGGTATTGGCATTTCCCGAATTCTGTCCGCCATTGTAGAGCAGAATCATGACCAGAACGGAATGATATGGCCCCACGCACTGGCTCCGTTTCAGGTTCATATCATTCCGATTTCAGTGAAAGACAGGCTTCAGATGCAAATAGCCGAGGAGCTATACAGCCAACTACAGGATCGCGGTATAGAGGTTCTGCTAGATGATCGTGACGAACGTCCAGGAGTTAAATTTAAAGATTCAGATTTAGTAGGTATTCCCGTGCGCATCGTCGTTGGTAAAGATGCTGAACACGGAAAAGTAGAATTCGTAGAGCGAAGAAACAGCAACAAAGAGTCGATTCATATCCATGATGTAGAGAGAAGAATATTGAGTCTCATACAACACTAA
- a CDS encoding adenylate kinase, protein MDSVKYAIVFLPLFLLYLLLKGGALAVGFLYRLIYSTLTLRGEVSDELLAVQHAKRIIVIGSPGSGKTFLAKRLSMWTHLPYISLDDLYWGPEWKRSTDKQFHKQLGEVLQGEEWIIEGNYHERYFTERLQRSDTIIVMDVSTIEAISGVITRSLNRFLFSKELPKGVEQEAVRIWDISPRFVRFVLGFRRRIRPKIWPLILQYGNERNLIILKSKYRSCPWLSPDRQLSP, encoded by the coding sequence ATGGACAGTGTGAAATACGCTATTGTTTTTCTGCCGCTGTTTCTTCTTTATTTGCTTTTAAAGGGAGGGGCTTTGGCAGTAGGATTTCTATATCGACTGATCTATTCAACGCTAACCTTACGTGGGGAAGTGAGTGACGAGCTTCTAGCTGTGCAGCATGCTAAACGTATTATCGTAATCGGCTCACCGGGGAGCGGCAAGACTTTTTTGGCCAAACGACTGTCGATGTGGACTCATTTGCCGTATATTTCGTTGGATGATTTGTATTGGGGACCGGAGTGGAAGCGGAGCACAGACAAACAATTTCATAAACAGCTGGGTGAAGTCCTGCAAGGGGAAGAGTGGATTATCGAAGGGAATTATCATGAACGTTATTTTACCGAGCGACTCCAGCGTTCCGACACAATCATCGTAATGGATGTCAGCACGATTGAGGCGATATCAGGTGTTATCACGCGTTCGCTTAACCGTTTTTTATTTTCCAAGGAGCTACCCAAAGGAGTAGAGCAAGAAGCCGTTCGTATTTGGGATATTTCACCTCGGTTTGTCCGATTTGTTCTGGGTTTTCGCAGGCGTATCCGTCCTAAAATCTGGCCGCTCATTTTGCAATATGGTAATGAAAGGAATTTGATTATCTTAAAATCTAAATATCGTTCATGTCCTTGGCTGAGCCCAGATAGACAATTATCTCCTTGA
- a CDS encoding spermidine synthase — MKEIIHLDVLHKKLSNNHEITVYETTELYGEKGLFRVMQFSNAAIQGALDLNHPQRILFEYPRAIIHLMELNDPSFEDVFVIGHGIGTIAGHFTDKRFKIAELDSQVVEFSRTFFGYDQNNVTIGDGRRILEKETPDAYDYIILDAFTEQGTPLHLVSWEFFKMAKEKLDSEGSLIMNVMGKSEHDHLVHAIHTTLREEFAYVTTFSLPSEGVADIQNIIMIGRDKPIRFQARQMADFHEITLGEGHILRDTDA; from the coding sequence TTGAAGGAGATTATTCACTTGGATGTCTTACATAAAAAGTTGAGCAATAACCATGAAATCACGGTATATGAAACCACGGAGTTGTATGGTGAAAAGGGATTATTTCGCGTGATGCAATTCTCCAATGCAGCCATCCAAGGTGCGCTAGATTTGAATCATCCGCAACGCATTCTGTTCGAATATCCCAGAGCAATCATCCATCTTATGGAGTTGAACGATCCGTCATTTGAAGACGTGTTTGTTATCGGGCATGGTATAGGCACGATTGCGGGTCACTTTACAGATAAACGCTTTAAGATTGCCGAGCTGGATTCGCAAGTGGTAGAATTCAGCCGAACATTCTTTGGGTACGACCAGAACAATGTGACTATTGGTGATGGACGTCGCATCCTGGAGAAGGAGACCCCGGATGCTTATGACTATATTATATTGGACGCCTTTACGGAGCAGGGTACACCCTTGCATTTAGTATCCTGGGAATTTTTCAAGATGGCTAAAGAAAAGCTGGATTCCGAAGGATCGCTAATTATGAATGTAATGGGCAAAAGTGAACACGATCATCTAGTCCATGCCATTCATACAACGTTGCGTGAAGAATTCGCCTATGTCACAACATTCTCTCTACCATCGGAAGGCGTTGCCGACATTCAAAATATCATTATGATAGGTCGAGACAAGCCCATTCGTTTTCAGGCACGTCAGATGGCGGACTTTCATGAGATTACACTTGGAGAAGGTCATATTCTGCGGGATACAGATGCTTAG
- a CDS encoding NmrA family NAD(P)-binding protein has product MKDRNIALITGANGKTGSRVAAKLTQLQYPVRLAGRTKSGNWEGTDYVYFDWYDESTHTQALMNVDKVYLVVPVLDVNPAKVMIPFIERALREGVQRFVLLGSASVPEDGPVFGPVHQALRRLAPEWAVLQPSYFMENFTEGQHVETIKNNKAIYSATQNGRIGFVSADDIAEVGVRALIDDKPHNTAHVITGPQTLTYNEVAEIIGKSTVQPIQHISLSDEELKAGMVRAGMPEEYADMLAGLDRRIRANGSEDQVTDTVKLVTGRCPVSFEQFVLSQGNSWKTS; this is encoded by the coding sequence ATGAAAGACAGAAATATAGCGTTGATTACAGGGGCAAACGGCAAAACAGGCAGCCGTGTAGCTGCCAAACTTACGCAACTTCAGTATCCGGTACGTTTGGCAGGGCGTACTAAGTCCGGCAATTGGGAAGGGACAGATTATGTATATTTTGATTGGTATGATGAATCAACACATACACAGGCGCTGATGAATGTAGATAAAGTTTATTTGGTAGTACCTGTGTTGGACGTCAATCCCGCCAAAGTGATGATTCCTTTTATTGAGAGGGCCTTGAGAGAAGGAGTGCAAAGATTCGTGCTTTTAGGCAGCGCATCTGTGCCTGAGGACGGGCCAGTATTTGGACCTGTGCATCAAGCACTTCGTAGATTAGCTCCAGAGTGGGCTGTATTACAGCCATCCTACTTTATGGAGAATTTCACAGAAGGCCAGCATGTGGAAACGATCAAAAACAACAAGGCCATTTATAGTGCAACCCAAAACGGGAGAATAGGCTTCGTAAGTGCAGATGACATTGCAGAAGTGGGAGTGAGGGCTCTTATTGACGATAAACCACACAACACAGCTCATGTCATCACTGGACCTCAAACACTAACATATAACGAAGTGGCTGAAATTATTGGGAAATCAACAGTCCAACCGATCCAGCATATCTCTTTGTCTGATGAAGAGTTGAAAGCGGGCATGGTTCGCGCTGGAATGCCTGAAGAATATGCAGATATGCTGGCAGGATTGGATAGAAGGATACGTGCAAACGGAAGTGAAGACCAAGTGACCGATACCGTTAAGCTTGTCACTGGGCGCTGTCCGGTCTCATTTGAGCAGTTTGTCCTGAGCCAAGGAAACAGCTGGAAGACATCATGA
- a CDS encoding YebC/PmpR family DNA-binding transcriptional regulator, translated as MGRKWNNIKEKKASKDANTSRIYAKFGVEIYVAAKQGEPDPESNRVLRVVLERAKTYNVPKAIIDRAIEKAKGAGDENYVELRYEGFGPNGSMVIVDALTNNVNRTASDVRSAFTKNGGSLGVSGSVAYMFDSTAVIGLVGKTPDEVLELLMEADVEVRDIIEEDEAVIVYAEPDQFHAVQEAFKQAGVTEFTVAELTMLAQNDITLPEDAQAQFDKLIDALEDLEDVQQVYHNVDSEE; from the coding sequence ATGGGACGTAAGTGGAATAACATTAAAGAAAAGAAGGCATCCAAGGATGCTAATACGAGTCGTATATATGCTAAATTTGGCGTGGAAATTTATGTGGCAGCCAAACAGGGCGAGCCTGATCCTGAATCCAATCGGGTCCTAAGAGTCGTGTTAGAACGTGCAAAAACGTACAATGTACCGAAAGCGATCATTGACCGTGCTATTGAAAAAGCAAAAGGTGCTGGCGATGAAAACTACGTAGAGCTTCGTTATGAAGGTTTCGGACCGAACGGTTCCATGGTCATTGTAGATGCACTGACCAATAACGTAAACCGTACAGCATCAGATGTGCGTTCTGCTTTTACTAAAAATGGCGGTAGCCTGGGCGTGAGCGGATCTGTAGCCTATATGTTTGATTCAACAGCAGTTATTGGTCTGGTGGGTAAAACTCCAGATGAAGTGCTGGAGCTGTTGATGGAGGCAGATGTCGAGGTTCGTGACATCATCGAAGAAGATGAAGCTGTCATCGTATATGCAGAACCTGACCAATTCCATGCTGTTCAGGAAGCTTTCAAGCAGGCAGGAGTAACGGAGTTTACCGTTGCCGAGCTCACCATGCTTGCCCAAAATGATATTACTCTTCCAGAAGATGCACAGGCTCAATTTGATAAATTGATTGATGCATTAGAAGATTTGGAGGATGTTCAGCAGGTTTACCATAACGTAGACTCTGAGGAATAG
- a CDS encoding AEC family transporter yields the protein MIQIVLSTLLSVIVPLSIPVIAGFLLGKFMKLETKPLSTLYLYFLSPAMILDTLLKAQLSWHDVTQTATFSLLNLLLLWGIAQLAGKIFRLSAPETAGLTLISTLTNSANYGLPLILLAFGQLGLDKASVYVVIQMIMVNTIGVYFAARSEFSVQSAVKSVFSLPAIYAALLALGLRALDWHLPSGIQSSVSMIAAAYSPVVLAILGTQMAYVKILKLEPSIKKASYAGLTIRLLLSPLAACLAMLILGISGLLFSVLFILASMPVAVNAVILAEKFNASPKLVSTCILWSTLASFLVLPILIMLVAG from the coding sequence ATGATTCAAATCGTACTTTCAACTCTTTTATCCGTTATCGTTCCGCTGTCCATTCCGGTGATTGCCGGATTTTTACTCGGCAAATTCATGAAGCTGGAAACAAAACCGCTCTCGACTTTGTACTTATATTTTTTAAGTCCTGCCATGATTCTGGACACACTGCTCAAAGCGCAGCTTTCCTGGCATGATGTGACACAGACAGCCACTTTTTCATTACTCAACCTGCTGCTATTGTGGGGAATTGCACAATTAGCAGGAAAAATCTTTAGGCTGAGCGCCCCGGAAACGGCTGGGCTCACCTTAATCTCCACACTGACCAATAGTGCAAATTATGGGTTGCCGCTCATTTTACTTGCCTTTGGGCAGCTTGGTCTGGATAAAGCCTCTGTATATGTTGTCATCCAAATGATTATGGTCAATACTATAGGCGTTTATTTTGCAGCCCGCTCTGAATTTTCTGTTCAAAGTGCCGTGAAGTCGGTATTTTCTCTCCCTGCAATTTATGCGGCTCTTCTCGCACTGGGACTTCGAGCACTGGATTGGCATCTGCCCTCCGGCATTCAATCGAGCGTCTCAATGATTGCAGCTGCTTATTCTCCGGTTGTGCTGGCGATTCTGGGTACCCAAATGGCTTATGTGAAAATACTCAAGCTGGAGCCATCTATTAAAAAAGCCAGCTACGCAGGACTAACAATCCGACTTCTGCTTTCCCCGCTCGCGGCTTGTCTTGCCATGCTGATACTGGGAATTTCAGGTCTTTTGTTCTCCGTTCTCTTCATTCTGGCCTCGATGCCAGTGGCTGTGAATGCAGTCATTTTAGCGGAAAAGTTCAACGCATCGCCAAAACTGGTCTCCACCTGCATCCTATGGAGCACGCTTGCCTCATTCCTGGTTCTGCCCATTCTGATTATGCTGGTAGCAGGTTAG
- a CDS encoding oxalate decarboxylase family bicupin, whose product MHNDCSKKVGIPQPIRSDGAGGIDKGPRDVMRDLQNPDMLVPPVTDNGLIPNMRFSFSDAHMQLNHGGWSREVTVRELPIATTLSGVNMSLTPGGVRELHWHQQAEWSYMLLGSARITAVDQDGRNFIADVGPGDLWYFPPGIPHSIQGLEEGCEFLLVFDDGSFSDLNTLSISDWFAHTPKEVISANFGIPETDFAAIPQDQVYIYQDSVPGSIQSQAVPSPYGTLPLSFKHELLAQPPIKTPGGSVRIVDSSNFPISKTIAAALVEIEPGAMREMHWHPNNDEWQYYLAGQGRMTVFGGNGAARTFDFRAGDVGYVPFAYGHYIQNTGSSTLWFLEMFKSDRFADVSLNQWMALTPTELIQSNLHVGSDVISNLRKVKWPVVKYPGYSYDPKNK is encoded by the coding sequence ATGCATAATGATTGTTCAAAAAAAGTCGGAATCCCCCAGCCTATTAGAAGTGATGGTGCAGGGGGGATCGACAAGGGGCCACGTGATGTGATGAGGGATTTACAAAATCCAGATATGCTGGTTCCTCCCGTAACGGACAATGGTCTCATACCGAATATGCGGTTTTCTTTTTCAGATGCTCATATGCAGCTTAATCATGGTGGGTGGTCAAGAGAAGTTACAGTAAGGGAATTACCCATTGCCACAACTCTTTCCGGAGTGAACATGAGTTTGACACCGGGCGGTGTCCGTGAGCTGCACTGGCATCAGCAGGCAGAATGGTCTTATATGCTGTTAGGAAGTGCACGTATTACGGCAGTTGACCAAGATGGACGTAATTTTATTGCTGATGTCGGCCCGGGCGATCTCTGGTACTTTCCACCAGGCATTCCGCATTCTATACAGGGCCTTGAAGAAGGCTGTGAGTTTTTGCTGGTTTTCGATGATGGCAGTTTTTCCGATCTGAACACCTTATCCATCTCAGATTGGTTCGCCCATACTCCCAAAGAGGTGATTTCTGCAAATTTCGGGATTCCAGAAACCGATTTTGCAGCCATTCCTCAAGACCAAGTCTACATCTATCAGGATTCCGTTCCCGGTTCAATCCAAAGTCAAGCGGTTCCCTCTCCCTATGGGACGTTGCCCCTATCCTTTAAGCATGAATTACTAGCTCAGCCCCCGATCAAAACACCGGGCGGAAGCGTACGGATCGTCGACTCTTCCAATTTTCCGATTTCCAAAACTATCGCAGCTGCCCTGGTTGAGATTGAACCCGGAGCCATGCGAGAAATGCATTGGCACCCTAATAATGACGAATGGCAATACTACCTTGCAGGGCAAGGACGGATGACTGTCTTTGGTGGTAATGGTGCAGCCCGTACATTTGATTTTAGAGCCGGGGATGTTGGATATGTGCCTTTTGCTTATGGTCATTACATTCAAAATACTGGCTCCAGCACACTATGGTTTCTTGAAATGTTTAAAAGTGACCGTTTTGCGGATGTGTCCTTAAATCAATGGATGGCTCTTACGCCTACAGAACTGATTCAAAGTAATTTACACGTTGGTTCTGATGTAATCTCTAATTTACGAAAGGTCAAATGGCCCGTCGTCAAGTATCCTGGTTACTCTTATGACCCTAAAAATAAATAA
- a CDS encoding carbohydrate kinase family protein produces MKLKKIHKNEQDEPWPSSEQILCIGGANLDRKIMVKGTFQLHTSNPSSTRLQSCGGVARNVAENLGRLSRRVSLLTAVGDDAEGEFIIEQSSRYMHLIPLQVKGESSTGVYTALLNEHGEMIVATAEMEIYDQIRPSVIFENIPLIASSRLVLLDTNFSMNVIAATIHVCQEHQVPLVVSSVSASKMRKLPRNLHGVEWLVCQPEEAEAYLGLELKDDQQILDATRVFHKLGVQNVIIICSAEHVLFASQDGTHGQIPIPPVQQVIDVTGADDAFIAGMIYGITQGYPMEQVCQFGISCVDLTIQTDRTVSDTISVNKLHSRFQELYGTHSQNFVFFKGVYFKKKNT; encoded by the coding sequence ATGAAATTAAAAAAAATTCACAAAAATGAACAGGACGAGCCCTGGCCCTCTAGTGAACAAATACTATGTATAGGAGGGGCAAATCTGGATCGTAAAATCATGGTTAAGGGTACATTTCAGCTTCATACCTCCAATCCGAGCAGCACTAGGCTGCAATCTTGCGGTGGAGTAGCACGGAATGTAGCTGAAAATTTAGGGAGGTTGAGCCGACGGGTCAGCCTGCTAACCGCAGTTGGAGATGATGCGGAAGGCGAATTTATCATCGAACAGTCTAGCCGTTACATGCATTTGATTCCTCTTCAAGTCAAAGGTGAGTCGTCAACTGGCGTTTATACTGCCCTGCTAAACGAGCATGGTGAAATGATTGTAGCGACAGCAGAAATGGAGATTTATGATCAGATTCGTCCTTCAGTAATTTTTGAAAATATTCCTTTAATCGCCTCGTCCCGACTTGTTCTGCTGGACACTAATTTCTCTATGAACGTAATAGCGGCCACCATACATGTCTGTCAGGAACATCAGGTTCCCCTTGTCGTTTCATCGGTGTCAGCTTCCAAGATGAGAAAGCTTCCCCGAAATTTGCATGGGGTGGAATGGCTAGTATGCCAACCGGAAGAGGCTGAAGCTTATTTGGGACTGGAACTTAAAGATGACCAGCAGATATTGGACGCAACTCGAGTTTTTCACAAACTAGGGGTTCAAAATGTCATTATTATCTGCAGTGCTGAGCATGTGTTGTTTGCTTCTCAGGATGGAACTCATGGACAAATCCCTATCCCTCCAGTTCAACAGGTCATTGATGTCACAGGCGCAGATGACGCTTTTATTGCCGGGATGATTTATGGAATTACCCAAGGTTATCCTATGGAGCAAGTGTGCCAGTTTGGAATCAGTTGTGTCGACTTAACCATACAAACGGATCGGACAGTCTCAGACACCATTTCTGTGAATAAACTCCATTCTAGGTTCCAGGAGCTGTATGGCACACATTCGCAAAATTTTGTATTTTTTAAGGGTGTGTATTTTAAAAAGAAAAATACATAA
- a CDS encoding TetR/AcrR family transcriptional regulator, with protein sequence MGRAKEFDTESVLRKAMAVFGEHGYEGTSLTILLDQLGIARQSLYDTYGTKYDLFFSAIQLYIRDKTEAVVHLLSQPGSIKDAIAMIFNESVRVLMDKRLSKECFIMNSAIEQAPHHHEIKAFISENTEKLELAFYNALVRAQKEGEIHVTESELLSIARFLNHARLSLTFTAKTGASTEVLRDIVRTTLSVLD encoded by the coding sequence TTGGGAAGAGCTAAAGAATTTGATACTGAAAGTGTTCTGCGAAAAGCTATGGCTGTATTTGGAGAGCATGGGTATGAGGGAACTTCTTTGACCATTTTACTGGATCAGCTGGGTATAGCGCGGCAGAGTCTTTATGATACCTACGGCACGAAATATGATTTGTTTTTTTCGGCTATTCAGCTTTACATACGTGACAAAACCGAAGCTGTAGTACATCTGCTCAGTCAACCTGGGAGCATTAAGGATGCAATAGCGATGATTTTTAATGAATCTGTTAGAGTCTTGATGGATAAGAGGCTGTCGAAGGAATGCTTTATTATGAACAGTGCTATTGAACAGGCTCCGCATCATCATGAGATCAAAGCTTTTATTTCTGAAAATACTGAAAAGCTTGAACTTGCTTTTTACAACGCCCTAGTCCGCGCCCAAAAAGAGGGGGAGATTCATGTTACAGAATCTGAGCTATTGTCAATCGCCAGATTTCTAAATCATGCCCGACTATCGTTGACATTTACCGCCAAGACAGGCGCAAGCACTGAGGTGCTTAGAGATATTGTACGTACAACACTGTCTGTTTTGGATTGA
- a CDS encoding rhodanese-related sulfurtransferase gives MCEHAYRILLFYKYVNIEDPATFTAEHLAYCKELGVKGRILIAEEGINGTLSGTVEQTEQYIRDLRANPKFHDIVIKIDESDGHAFKKIFVRHRQELVTLRHEDELDPNVISGKRLSPKEFYEQLQHEDVVVLDGRNDYEYDIGHFRGAIRPEVESFREFPQWIRDNMTQFKDKKILTYCTGGIRCEKLSGLLIKEGFDDVGQLDGGIVTYSKDPEVQGRLFDGKCYVFDERISVRINHTDEDVIVGQCYHCETPNDHYINCPVCNLQHIVCPDCEEQHQHYCSDECRTKAKTMASA, from the coding sequence ATGTGTGAACATGCTTATCGAATTTTGTTGTTTTACAAATATGTCAATATTGAAGATCCTGCCACCTTTACGGCAGAGCATCTGGCTTACTGCAAAGAGCTGGGCGTCAAGGGAAGAATCTTGATTGCTGAGGAAGGAATCAACGGAACACTGTCCGGTACAGTAGAGCAAACGGAGCAGTATATCCGTGATTTGCGCGCCAATCCGAAATTCCACGATATCGTTATTAAAATAGATGAATCTGACGGTCATGCGTTCAAGAAAATATTTGTACGTCATCGCCAGGAACTGGTTACGCTACGTCATGAGGACGAGCTGGACCCTAATGTAATTAGCGGCAAGCGTCTGTCACCAAAGGAGTTTTATGAACAGCTTCAACATGAAGATGTCGTGGTTCTGGACGGTCGTAACGACTACGAATATGACATCGGTCATTTCCGCGGAGCCATTCGCCCCGAAGTTGAATCGTTCCGTGAATTTCCACAATGGATTCGCGATAATATGACTCAATTTAAGGATAAAAAAATCCTGACATACTGTACTGGAGGTATTCGTTGCGAAAAGCTGTCCGGTCTGCTGATTAAAGAAGGCTTTGACGATGTAGGCCAGTTGGATGGCGGCATTGTGACTTACAGCAAGGACCCTGAAGTACAAGGGCGTTTGTTTGACGGTAAATGCTATGTGTTTGACGAACGGATTTCGGTTCGGATCAACCATACGGATGAAGACGTTATTGTCGGTCAATGCTATCACTGTGAAACGCCAAACGATCATTATATTAACTGCCCGGTCTGCAATCTCCAACATATCGTGTGCCCAGACTGCGAAGAACAGCATCAACACTATTGCTCTGACGAATGCCGAACCAAAGCAAAAACTATGGCTTCTGCTTAA